GCACCAGAAGCGCATGGTCCGCGAGGTCAACAAGCTGACGGAAGGCTCCGACGGCCGGCTGGACATGGAAGACTACCAGCGCACGGTCAACACGCTGCTGAGCGGTGGATCCGACCCGGTGATCAGCAAGGAGCCCGCCGGCGCCACCTCCACGGCGGTGACCGACAAGCTCTGATCCGCGTTCACGCAGGACAAGACGAAAAGACCGCCGGACGGGCCCGTCCGGCGGTCTTCTCCGTTGGATCGCGTCCCGGTCTCATGGCGAGGCCGGGCATCGTTCAGGTGGTCTGATCGGCGGCACTCGGCGCGGCGGCGCCAAGGCGCTCGCTCATCCAGGCCGAAAGCGTCTCGGCCTGCTGTTCCGTGACGCGCAGGCCCAGCTTGCTGCGGCGCCACAGCACGTCATCCGCGTGCCGGGCCCATTCGTGGTCCATCAGATACGCGACTTCCCGGCCGTACAGGTCGGCACCGAAATGCGGTCCCAGATCGTCGAGGGAAGAGGCGCCGGCCAGCAAGTCGCGGGTGCGGGTGCCATAGCTGCGGGCCAGCCGCGCGACGTGCGGGCGCGGCAGGAAGGGGAACTCCCGCGCGAGCGCGGCTTCCAGATCGGTAAGGCCCGTGGTCGGGAAGTCGCCGCCGGGCAGCAACGCGCGCGCAGTCCATTCCGGCCCCTTGGCGCCGAGGGCCTTCTCGACCATCTCCAGGACGGACAGGGCAAGGCGGCGATAGGTGGTGATCTTGCCGCCGAAGATGTTGATCATCGGCGCCTGGCCGCTCGTGCCGTTGCCGTCGAGCTTCAGCACGTAGTCGCGGGTCGCTTCCTGCGCCTTGGAGGCGCCGTCGTCGAACAGCGGCCGCACGCCGGAATAGGTCCACACCACGTCCTCGCGGAGGATCGGCTTGCGGAAATATTCGCTCGCCGCCTGGGTCAGGTAGACGATCTCCTCCTCGCTCGCCGCCACGTTCGCCGGATCGCCGTCATAGTCGCGGTCGGTCGTGCCGATCAGGGTGAAGTCCTGCTCGTAGGGAATGGCGAAGACGATACGCCCGTCGCCGTTCTGGAAGATGTAGGCCCGGTCGTGGTCGAAGAGCTTGCGCACGACGATGTGGCTGCCCTGCACCAGCCGGACATTGTGGGTGTCGTTGCGCTTCAAGGCGCCCTTCAGCACCCGGTCGACCCAGGGGCCGGCGGCATTGACCACCAGCCGGGCGGTGACGCTGCGCGTTGCCCCGCCCTCGCGCGCCTGCAGCGTGGCGCGCCAGACATCGCCCTCGCGCTCCAGGCCGACGACCTGCGTGCCGGTGTTGATCTCCGCTCCCCGGTCCGCCGCATCGCGGGCGTTCAGCACGACCAACCGGGCATCGTCCACCCAGCAGTCGGAATATTCGAAGCCGGTGGTGAACCCGTCCTTCAGCGGCTTGCCGGTCGGATCGGTCGCAAGGTTCAGCGTCCGCGTGCCCGGCAGCAGCTTGCGGCCGCCGAGATTGTCGTAGAGGAACAGGCCGAGGCGCAGCATCCAGCGCGGGCGCAGGCCCTTTTGGTGCGGCAGCACGAAGCGCAGCGGACGGATGATGTGCGGGGCGTTGGCCCACAGCAGCTCGCGCTCGCTCAAGGCCTCGCGCACCAGGCGGAACTCGTAATGCTCCAGATAGCGCAGCCCGCCATGGATCAGCTTGGTCGACCAGGACGAGGTGCCGCTGGCCAGATCGTTCATCTCGGCCAGGCAGACGGAATAGCCCCGCCCGACCGCGTCGCGGGCGATGCCGCACCCGTTGATGCCGCCGCCGACGACGAGAAGGTCGTAGTCGGCTGCCTGCGTTGCTGCACTCATTTGCCCTGGGCTCCCCGGCCGTCTTCGCGCTCCGTGTCCGGACGATCGGTGTCCCCGTCGCCGGCGATCTCGATGCGCACGCCATGCTCCCGGCAGATCTCGACCAGGGGCTCGGGAGGGGCCTTGTCTGTGACGAAGATGTCGATCTGGGAGATATGGGCGATGCGCACCGGGGCGCTGCGTTCGAATTTCATGCTGTCGGCGACGAGGATGGTCTGCCGCGCATGCGTGATGATCTCGCGGGCGACGCGCACCTCGCGGAAGTCGTAGTCGAAGATGGTTCCGTCCGGATCGATGGCCGAGGCGCCGATCAGCGCATAATCGACCTTGAACTGGCGGATGAACTCGGCCGCCGCCTCGCCGACGATGCCGCCGTCGGAGGCGCGGACCTGGCCGCCGGCGATGATCACCTCCACGGCCGGAGCCGCGCGCAGGATGTTGGCGACGTTGATGTTGTTGGTGATCGCCATGATGCCGTCGTGCTGGCGCAGGGCCCGGGCCACCTGCTCGGTGGTGGTGCCGATGTTCAGCATGATCGAGGCATTGTCGGGAATGAGGCCGGCCGCCCGCAGGCCGATGCGCCGCTTCTCGTCCGCTGCAAGCTGGCGCCTTGCGTCATAGGCATAGTTGGCGATGCCCGACGGCAGTACGGCGCCGCCATGCACCCGCTGCAGCATGCCGCGCTCGCACAGCTCGTTGAGATCCTTGCGGATGGTCTGCGGAGTGACGTCGAACTCGGTCGAAAGGCCGTCGACGTCGACCCGTCCGGCGCGCCGCGCACGGTCCAGTATCTCGGATTGACGAGGGGTCACGGGCTCCATGCCGGGCCTTTCGCTTTTTTTCGCTATCGATGCGGACGTGGCATCTTTCGGGTGCGGCATCGTCGGTCGGGGCGAGCCCTCCCGGAAACCTCCCAAGTTGTGCCCTCTGGCGACAGGAAATGGCAAGTGCATTTTCGTATTGAGGTTCATTTTCTTCGTTTGCGTGTGTCCGGCGCTTTCCGTCCGGCACATGCCGAAGGTGCTGCAGAGAGGGCCGCGCCTTGTGGCAAGCCGCGACTCGTCCGATGATTGATGCTTGCGGAAATCGATGCGGAGCACGGAAATGGCAGGAGGCGCAGGGTCGGCGCAGGTCCGGGCAGTGCTGGCAGGGCTCACGGTGCTTGCCTCGGGGGCTGCGGCAACGCCCGTTGCGGCTGACGGCTGGCAGAGCGCGGAACAGATCGCCGCGATCTGCAAGGCGGAGCCCGAGGCCAACCCGGTCGCGGTTACCTTCTGCCTCGGCTATCTGCAGGGGACGCTGGATGCCTTCCTGCTGGGGCGGGCCAATTGCGTGCCGCCGGGGATCGATGCCAACGGCCTGAGGCGCATTCTCGTCGAGCATGTCGACCGCCACCCGGAGCGGCTATCCCTCAGCGGTCCGCTGCTGGTCTACGATGCTTTCG
This genomic window from Stappia sp. 28M-7 contains:
- the glpD gene encoding glycerol-3-phosphate dehydrogenase, translating into MSAATQAADYDLLVVGGGINGCGIARDAVGRGYSVCLAEMNDLASGTSSWSTKLIHGGLRYLEHYEFRLVREALSERELLWANAPHIIRPLRFVLPHQKGLRPRWMLRLGLFLYDNLGGRKLLPGTRTLNLATDPTGKPLKDGFTTGFEYSDCWVDDARLVVLNARDAADRGAEINTGTQVVGLEREGDVWRATLQAREGGATRSVTARLVVNAAGPWVDRVLKGALKRNDTHNVRLVQGSHIVVRKLFDHDRAYIFQNGDGRIVFAIPYEQDFTLIGTTDRDYDGDPANVAASEEEIVYLTQAASEYFRKPILREDVVWTYSGVRPLFDDGASKAQEATRDYVLKLDGNGTSGQAPMINIFGGKITTYRRLALSVLEMVEKALGAKGPEWTARALLPGGDFPTTGLTDLEAALAREFPFLPRPHVARLARSYGTRTRDLLAGASSLDDLGPHFGADLYGREVAYLMDHEWARHADDVLWRRSKLGLRVTEQQAETLSAWMSERLGAAAPSAADQTT
- a CDS encoding DeoR/GlpR family DNA-binding transcription regulator, which gives rise to MEPVTPRQSEILDRARRAGRVDVDGLSTEFDVTPQTIRKDLNELCERGMLQRVHGGAVLPSGIANYAYDARRQLAADEKRRIGLRAAGLIPDNASIMLNIGTTTEQVARALRQHDGIMAITNNINVANILRAAPAVEVIIAGGQVRASDGGIVGEAAAEFIRQFKVDYALIGASAIDPDGTIFDYDFREVRVAREIITHARQTILVADSMKFERSAPVRIAHISQIDIFVTDKAPPEPLVEICREHGVRIEIAGDGDTDRPDTEREDGRGAQGK
- a CDS encoding Rap1a/Tai family immunity protein; the protein is MAGGAGSAQVRAVLAGLTVLASGAAATPVAADGWQSAEQIAAICKAEPEANPVAVTFCLGYLQGTLDAFLLGRANCVPPGIDANGLRRILVEHVDRHPERLSLSGPLLVYDAFAEAWPTCAHMPRQSARSSEN